In Gemmatimonadota bacterium, a single genomic region encodes these proteins:
- a CDS encoding aminotransferase class V-fold PLP-dependent enzyme, which produces MRAGVALPTLRASAFSTLFRAEDLVRDKSALAAAEDEAYWSQIQMAFDDDRTLVNLNNGGVSPAPSHVIDMMLRDIRFSNQIPVDHMWQVLEPRVETVRRDLAKMFGCDPEEMAITRNASEANETMILGLDLKKGDEVIVTNQNYGRMITTWEQRVRRDGIVLKQISFKVPPPSDDYIVDQFRAAITPRTRVIEVTHITNLTGQILPVKKIVQMAREKGIEVFIDGAHAFAHFPFTRDDLDADYYGTSLHKWLHAPIGTGFLYVRRNKIKSLWPMMGAAASQDENIRKYEEIGTHPAANHNAISLAVAFNRGIGMERKAARLRYLRDRWAKRLLAENSRFHVLTPLDDTQSCAIALVNIEGIETPKLQQWLWHKHKVMTVAIVHPEFHGLRVTPSIYSTLDEVDLFAELMLKASRTGIAV; this is translated from the coding sequence ATGCGCGCAGGCGTCGCGCTTCCGACCCTTAGGGCGTCGGCCTTCTCGACCCTGTTTCGCGCCGAGGACCTGGTGCGCGACAAGTCGGCGCTCGCGGCCGCCGAGGACGAGGCGTACTGGTCGCAGATCCAGATGGCATTCGACGACGACCGGACGCTGGTGAACCTCAACAACGGTGGAGTCAGTCCGGCACCGTCGCACGTGATCGACATGATGCTGCGGGACATCCGGTTCTCGAACCAGATCCCGGTCGACCACATGTGGCAGGTGCTGGAACCCCGTGTGGAGACGGTGCGTCGCGACCTGGCGAAGATGTTCGGCTGCGACCCGGAGGAGATGGCGATCACCCGCAACGCCTCCGAGGCCAACGAGACGATGATCCTCGGGCTCGACCTCAAGAAGGGCGACGAGGTGATTGTCACGAACCAGAACTACGGGCGGATGATCACGACGTGGGAGCAGCGCGTACGCCGCGACGGGATCGTCCTCAAGCAGATCTCGTTCAAGGTGCCGCCGCCGTCGGACGACTACATCGTCGACCAGTTCCGCGCCGCCATCACGCCGCGCACGCGCGTCATCGAGGTCACGCACATCACCAACCTCACCGGGCAGATCCTCCCGGTGAAGAAGATCGTGCAGATGGCGCGCGAAAAGGGGATCGAGGTCTTCATCGACGGCGCGCACGCCTTCGCGCATTTTCCCTTCACGCGCGACGACCTGGACGCTGACTACTACGGCACCTCGCTGCACAAGTGGCTGCACGCGCCGATCGGGACGGGCTTCCTCTATGTGCGCCGGAACAAGATCAAGTCGCTCTGGCCGATGATGGGCGCCGCGGCCTCGCAGGACGAGAACATCCGCAAGTACGAAGAGATCGGGACGCATCCGGCGGCCAACCACAACGCGATTTCGCTGGCGGTGGCCTTCAACCGCGGGATCGGGATGGAGCGCAAGGCGGCGCGCCTGCGGTATCTTCGCGATCGCTGGGCCAAGCGCCTGCTGGCGGAAAACTCGCGCTTCCACGTGCTCACGCCGCTGGACGACACGCAGTCGTGCGCGATTGCCTTGGTCAACATCGAGGGGATCGAGACGCCCAAGTTGCAGCAGTGGCTCTGGCACAAGCACAAGGTGATGACGGTGGCCATCGTGCATCCCGAGTTCCACGGGCTGCGGGTGACGCCGAGCATCTACAGCACGCTCGACGAGGTGGACCTGTTCGCCGAGCTGATGCTCAAGGCGTCGCGCACGGGGATCGCGGTCTAG
- a CDS encoding EVE domain-containing protein has protein sequence MRHWLFKTEPEVFSFDDLLAAPRQTTYWDGVRNFQVRNFMRDHMRVGDLVFIYHSNAEPPSIVGIARVARAAYPDHTAFDAADAHYDPKSDPAAPTWMMVDVQAVCALQPVALPALREVAGLEAMELLQRGSRLSITPLTAEEWAIVERLGRAT, from the coding sequence GTGAGGCACTGGCTCTTCAAGACCGAACCCGAGGTGTTCTCGTTCGACGACCTGCTCGCGGCGCCGCGCCAGACGACGTACTGGGACGGTGTGCGGAACTTCCAGGTGCGCAACTTCATGCGCGACCACATGCGCGTGGGCGACCTGGTCTTCATCTACCACTCGAATGCCGAGCCACCGTCGATCGTCGGCATTGCCCGTGTGGCGCGCGCGGCGTATCCCGATCACACGGCCTTCGACGCGGCCGATGCGCACTACGACCCGAAGAGCGACCCGGCGGCCCCCACGTGGATGATGGTCGACGTGCAGGCGGTGTGCGCGTTGCAGCCGGTCGCGCTTCCGGCGCTCCGTGAGGTGGCGGGGCTCGAGGCGATGGAGCTGCTGCAGCGCGGGAGCCGCCTCTCGATCACGCCGCTCACGGCAGAGGAATGGGCGATCGTGGAGCGCCTCGGGCGCGCGACGTAG
- a CDS encoding GGDEF domain-containing protein: MSVLSFFGGKSARNGNSAPPTPAPAAPEPEDNSAISKETGIVLDALGGLLQTYGKYAFDTDFRNGDDIRRLVHGWMLHATMGSPRPDHPADRPSAGVFYRDWKGLSQFVGETRRDESKYVTRALDDMRSVVWAFVAAIHQVVVEEHEESRIAGDHLGRMRVAVDSNSTDLIKREALAVVSVMEQLMAHRKERQRQQFAVLADKLKNLGRELEDARRESALDPLTGLANRKAFDEYISRSIELHSLLGQPASLMMIDVDNFKGINDQFGHPAGDTALRQVANVLSKTFLRRVDFVCRYGGDEFAVILQETAIGNAQLLAERLRRQVQELRPIELPPPPAGEPVDPDAPAAPLLTLSIGVAELSVGDDASAWVKRADGALYQSKRAGRDTVSAAPGATGVAAPAVAR; encoded by the coding sequence ATGAGCGTGTTGTCCTTCTTCGGCGGCAAGTCCGCACGCAACGGTAACAGTGCGCCGCCCACTCCGGCGCCAGCTGCGCCCGAGCCGGAAGACAATAGCGCGATCTCCAAGGAAACGGGGATCGTCCTCGACGCCCTCGGTGGACTGTTGCAGACGTACGGCAAGTACGCCTTCGACACCGACTTCCGGAACGGCGACGACATCCGGCGCCTGGTGCACGGCTGGATGCTGCACGCGACCATGGGATCGCCGCGTCCCGACCACCCGGCCGACCGCCCGTCCGCCGGTGTCTTCTATCGCGACTGGAAGGGGCTTTCCCAATTCGTTGGCGAGACGAGGCGCGACGAGAGCAAGTACGTCACGCGCGCGCTCGACGACATGCGCTCGGTGGTGTGGGCCTTCGTCGCCGCCATCCATCAGGTGGTGGTGGAAGAGCACGAGGAATCGCGGATCGCCGGCGATCACCTCGGGCGCATGCGGGTCGCCGTCGACAGCAACTCGACGGACCTGATCAAGCGCGAGGCGCTCGCCGTGGTGTCGGTGATGGAGCAGCTCATGGCGCACCGCAAGGAGCGGCAGCGCCAGCAGTTTGCCGTGTTGGCCGACAAGCTGAAGAATCTCGGGCGCGAACTCGAGGACGCTCGTCGCGAGAGCGCCCTCGACCCGCTCACCGGACTCGCCAACCGCAAGGCGTTCGACGAGTACATCTCGCGCAGCATCGAGCTGCATTCCCTGCTGGGGCAGCCGGCGTCGCTGATGATGATCGACGTCGACAATTTCAAGGGGATCAACGACCAGTTCGGCCACCCGGCCGGTGACACGGCGCTCCGTCAGGTCGCCAACGTCCTGTCCAAGACCTTCCTCCGTCGCGTCGACTTCGTCTGTCGATACGGCGGCGACGAGTTCGCGGTGATCCTGCAGGAGACGGCGATCGGGAATGCGCAGTTGCTGGCCGAGCGCCTGCGCCGTCAGGTGCAGGAGCTGCGCCCCATCGAACTCCCGCCGCCGCCGGCTGGCGAGCCGGTCGATCCCGACGCCCCGGCGGCGCCGCTGCTCACCCTCTCCATCGGCGTCGCCGAACTGTCGGTGGGCGACGACGCGTCGGCGTGGGTCAAGCGCGCCGACGGCGCGCTGTACCAGTCCAAGCGCGCCGGGCGTGATACGGTCTCCGCCGCGCCAGGTGCAACGGGCGTCGCCGCACCGGCAGTCGCGCGCTAG
- a CDS encoding sulfite exporter TauE/SafE family protein: MSTSAADLTRLALIVVAAAAGGAVNSVAGGGTLLTFPALIGLGVPALTANATSTVALWPGAVGSMLGYLGELRGARAWAVRFAIPSLAGGLAGALLLLVTPADRFDALVPWLVLGATGLFLIQRPAMRWLRAHAPSAHHGGSEPPDPALVPPPPAALAYQFLVGVYGGYFGAGIGILMLAALGFMGFTNIHRMNGLKNWGGLCANFMAAATFAFSGLVDWPVALAMALGAAIGGYGGSRLAQRVAQERVRQLIIAIGFASAIWLFVNRLS; encoded by the coding sequence ATCTCCACTTCGGCCGCCGACCTCACACGTCTCGCCCTGATCGTCGTCGCTGCCGCCGCCGGGGGGGCCGTCAACTCCGTCGCCGGAGGCGGGACGCTGCTCACCTTCCCCGCCCTCATCGGCCTCGGCGTCCCCGCCCTGACCGCCAACGCCACCAGCACCGTGGCGCTCTGGCCCGGCGCCGTCGGCAGCATGCTGGGCTACCTCGGCGAGCTGCGGGGCGCGCGCGCCTGGGCCGTCCGCTTCGCCATTCCGTCGCTGGCCGGGGGGCTGGCGGGGGCTCTCCTCTTGCTCGTCACACCGGCCGACCGCTTCGACGCCCTCGTGCCGTGGCTCGTGCTCGGCGCGACCGGGCTGTTCCTCATTCAGCGTCCCGCGATGCGATGGTTGCGGGCACACGCGCCGTCCGCCCATCACGGCGGTTCGGAGCCGCCCGACCCCGCCTTGGTCCCGCCCCCTCCGGCGGCGCTCGCCTACCAGTTCCTCGTCGGGGTCTACGGCGGCTACTTCGGGGCAGGGATCGGCATCCTCATGCTCGCCGCGCTCGGCTTCATGGGGTTCACCAACATCCACCGGATGAACGGGCTCAAGAACTGGGGCGGACTGTGCGCGAACTTCATGGCGGCCGCCACCTTCGCCTTCAGCGGCCTCGTCGACTGGCCCGTGGCCCTCGCCATGGCCCTCGGCGCGGCGATCGGCGGCTACGGCGGCTCGCGCCTCGCCCAGCGCGTCGCCCAGGAACGCGTACGGCAGCTGATCATCGCCATCGGCTTCGCCAGCGCCATCTGGCTCTTCGTCAACCGGCTCTCCTGA
- a CDS encoding citrate synthase yields MSTTATSQAPQASTDALEIRDSRTGKSYSVPIVDGTIRTSDLKQIKVDADDFGLMGYDPAFMNTASCRSSITFIDGDKGILRYRGYPIEQLAEKASFLEVAYLLRNGELPTQPQYDEWVKDITFHTYVHENIKRFLEGFRYDAHPMSMMVAGVAALSSFYPEAKDIFDKRQRDISIIRLLAKVPTIAAFAYRHVKGLPFIYPDNDLSYSENFLSMIARMSEPRYEANPVFAKAIEILFILHADHEQNCSTNAVRAVGSSHVDPFSAVAAGISALYGPLHGGANEQVLRMISEIGELKNVPAFVESVKQGKGRLMGFGHRVYKSYDPRAKIVKKLADEVFASVGMDKDLEIAMELERIALSDDYFISRKLYPNVDFYTGLIYRAMKFPTDYFTVLFAIPRVAGWLSQWEEMLLDKEQKIARPRQIYTGYDERPYVPTLDLSKKVGKF; encoded by the coding sequence ATGAGCACGACGGCGACGTCACAGGCGCCCCAGGCCAGCACCGATGCCCTCGAGATCCGCGACTCGCGGACGGGCAAGAGCTATTCGGTCCCGATCGTCGACGGGACGATCCGCACGAGCGACCTGAAGCAGATCAAGGTCGATGCGGATGACTTCGGCCTGATGGGGTACGATCCGGCGTTCATGAACACCGCATCGTGCCGCAGCTCGATCACGTTCATCGATGGCGACAAGGGGATCCTCCGCTATCGCGGCTATCCCATCGAGCAGCTGGCGGAGAAGGCAAGCTTCCTCGAGGTGGCGTACCTGCTGCGCAACGGGGAGCTGCCGACGCAGCCGCAGTACGACGAGTGGGTGAAGGACATCACGTTCCACACCTACGTGCACGAGAACATCAAGCGCTTCCTCGAGGGGTTTCGCTATGATGCGCACCCGATGTCGATGATGGTGGCCGGTGTCGCGGCGCTCTCGTCGTTCTACCCGGAGGCGAAGGACATCTTCGACAAGCGCCAGCGCGACATCTCGATCATCCGCCTGCTGGCCAAGGTGCCGACGATCGCGGCCTTCGCGTACCGGCACGTGAAGGGGCTCCCCTTCATCTATCCTGACAACGATCTGTCGTACAGCGAGAACTTCCTGTCGATGATCGCGCGCATGTCGGAGCCGCGCTACGAAGCCAATCCGGTCTTCGCCAAGGCGATCGAGATCCTCTTCATCCTGCACGCCGATCACGAGCAGAATTGCTCGACGAACGCGGTGCGCGCGGTGGGCTCGTCGCACGTGGATCCGTTCAGCGCCGTGGCTGCCGGCATTTCGGCGTTGTACGGCCCGCTGCACGGCGGCGCCAACGAGCAGGTGCTGCGCATGATCAGCGAGATCGGTGAACTGAAGAACGTCCCGGCCTTCGTGGAGAGCGTGAAGCAGGGGAAGGGGCGCCTGATGGGCTTCGGGCACCGCGTCTACAAGAGCTACGACCCGCGCGCCAAGATCGTGAAGAAGCTCGCCGACGAGGTCTTCGCCTCGGTCGGGATGGACAAGGACCTGGAGATCGCGATGGAGCTGGAGCGCATCGCACTCTCCGACGACTACTTCATCTCGCGCAAGCTCTACCCCAACGTGGACTTCTACACGGGGCTCATCTACCGTGCGATGAAGTTCCCCACCGACTACTTCACCGTACTGTTCGCGATTCCGCGCGTGGCCGGCTGGCTGTCGCAGTGGGAAGAGATGCTGCTGGACAAGGAGCAGAAGATCGCCCGTCCGCGCCAGATCTACACGGGCTACGACGAGCGCCCGTACGTGCCGACGCTGGACCTCAGCAAGAAGGTCGGCAAGTTCTAG
- a CDS encoding A/G-specific adenine glycosylase codes for MTARKKPPSAKRVATKAASTVATKHRATRPQRATQRAVTLPPPAVARDFSQRLRTWFRRHGRDLPWRRTRDPYRILVSELMLQQTQVSRVVDFYHRFLDRFPTLHHLAESPQEHVLEAWAGLGYYARARNLHALARHVTRDGDGALPCDPGELRALPGVGAYTAGAVASFAFEARAELVDTNVARVLARVFAPRRNPKRPRDLAQLWRIAEAVLPARGNTAWTHNQAIMELGALVCTARVRHCARCPVQRVCATRQAERAAETSAR; via the coding sequence ATGACGGCGCGCAAGAAGCCCCCGTCGGCGAAACGGGTGGCGACGAAGGCGGCGAGCACGGTGGCGACGAAGCATCGCGCGACACGCCCACAACGCGCGACGCAGCGCGCGGTCACGCTCCCTCCCCCTGCCGTCGCCCGCGACTTCTCCCAGCGGCTGCGCACCTGGTTCCGCCGTCATGGGCGCGACCTGCCGTGGCGTCGCACCCGCGATCCGTACCGTATCCTCGTCTCGGAGCTCATGCTCCAGCAGACGCAGGTCTCGCGCGTGGTCGATTTCTATCACCGGTTCCTCGACCGCTTCCCCACGCTCCACCACCTGGCCGAGTCGCCGCAGGAGCACGTCCTCGAGGCCTGGGCAGGCCTCGGCTACTACGCCCGCGCCCGCAACCTGCACGCGCTCGCGCGACACGTGACGCGCGATGGCGATGGAGCGCTCCCATGCGACCCGGGCGAGCTGCGCGCGCTCCCTGGCGTCGGGGCCTACACCGCGGGAGCTGTCGCCTCATTCGCGTTCGAGGCGCGGGCCGAGCTGGTCGACACGAACGTGGCCCGCGTGCTGGCGCGTGTCTTTGCCCCCAGGCGCAATCCCAAGCGACCGCGCGACCTCGCGCAGCTCTGGCGCATTGCCGAAGCGGTCCTCCCCGCGCGCGGCAACACCGCGTGGACGCACAACCAGGCGATCATGGAATTGGGGGCGCTCGTCTGCACGGCGCGCGTGCGCCACTGCGCCCGATGCCCCGTGCAACGCGTCTGCGCCACGCGGCAAGCCGAACGCGCGGCCGAGACCTCAGCGCGGTAG
- the moeB gene encoding molybdopterin-synthase adenylyltransferase MoeB — protein sequence MSATLDPTTATSEGDTLPELTRDELVRYSRHLLLPEVGVEGQRKLKAARVLLVGAGGLGSPAALYLAAAGVGTLGIVDFDRVDITNLHRQLLHGTSDVGRTKLASAVDRLREVNPHVTVEPHDIRLSSANALELIRQYDLVVDGTDNFQTRYLVNDACVLTGRPNVYGSIFRFDGQVSVFCTAEGPCYRCIYREPPPPGMVPSCAEGGVLGILPGIVGILQATEAIKLILGIGEPLIGRLNLVDALGARQRTVKIKRDPSCPACGTRELQALVDYDAFCGIGATPTEAPVLEITPTELAAKLARQDDFVLLDVRDPHEYAIASIPGARLVPLGTFGDAISSLDRATDIVIHCRSGARSAKAVRQLQAAGFTRVWNVVGGILRWADDVDPSVAKY from the coding sequence ATGTCGGCGACGCTCGACCCCACTACCGCAACCTCCGAGGGCGATACGCTCCCCGAACTCACGCGCGATGAACTCGTGCGCTACTCGCGCCACCTGCTCCTCCCCGAGGTTGGGGTCGAGGGGCAGCGCAAGCTCAAGGCGGCGCGCGTCCTCCTCGTGGGCGCGGGCGGCCTTGGCTCCCCCGCGGCGCTCTACCTTGCCGCAGCCGGCGTCGGTACGTTAGGCATCGTCGACTTCGACCGCGTCGACATCACCAACCTGCACCGCCAGCTCCTGCACGGCACCAGCGACGTCGGGCGCACGAAGCTCGCGTCGGCCGTCGACCGGCTGCGCGAGGTGAACCCGCACGTGACGGTCGAGCCGCACGACATCCGCCTGTCGTCGGCCAACGCGCTGGAGCTCATTCGCCAGTACGACCTCGTCGTCGATGGGACGGACAACTTCCAGACGCGCTACCTGGTCAACGACGCCTGCGTCCTCACCGGCCGCCCGAACGTATACGGCTCGATCTTCCGCTTCGACGGGCAGGTCTCGGTCTTCTGCACCGCCGAGGGGCCGTGCTATCGCTGCATCTACCGCGAGCCGCCGCCTCCGGGGATGGTCCCGAGCTGTGCGGAGGGCGGTGTACTCGGCATCCTCCCGGGGATCGTGGGGATCCTGCAGGCCACCGAGGCGATCAAGCTGATCCTCGGGATCGGCGAGCCGCTCATCGGGCGCCTGAACCTCGTGGACGCGCTCGGCGCGCGGCAGCGCACCGTGAAGATCAAGCGCGACCCGAGCTGCCCGGCCTGCGGCACCCGTGAGCTGCAAGCGCTCGTCGACTACGACGCCTTCTGCGGCATCGGCGCGACCCCGACCGAGGCACCAGTCCTGGAGATCACCCCGACCGAGCTCGCGGCGAAGCTCGCGCGACAGGACGACTTCGTCCTGCTCGACGTACGCGATCCCCACGAGTACGCGATCGCCAGCATCCCCGGGGCGCGCCTCGTCCCGCTGGGAACGTTCGGCGATGCCATCTCGTCGCTCGATCGCGCGACCGACATCGTGATCCACTGCCGCAGCGGCGCACGCAGCGCGAAGGCCGTCCGACAGCTGCAAGCCGCGGGCTTCACCCGCGTCTGGAACGTGGTGGGCGGCATCCTCCGCTGGGCCGACGATGTCGACCCGTCGGTGGCCAAGTACTAG
- a CDS encoding MoaD/ThiS family protein, giving the protein MAGRSVPTKLRKGLTQARAAELVAAIRLLAETTDRVTETAGGVTLGATITLAEQGKLLPDDEVVVCLSGHGLETVEAVQDTVLDAPTIAPRLRNVAAHVGGTRAIEIDGATVGGALDQLVTRYPQLAPRLRDAHGAPYPFVTFYLNDEDVRLVGGFDTTVADGDDVTIVPAVAGG; this is encoded by the coding sequence ATGGCCGGACGCTCCGTGCCGACCAAACTGCGCAAAGGACTCACCCAAGCGCGCGCCGCCGAACTCGTCGCCGCGATTCGGCTCCTCGCCGAGACGACCGACCGCGTCACCGAGACGGCCGGCGGCGTCACGCTCGGCGCCACGATCACGCTGGCCGAGCAGGGCAAGCTCCTCCCCGACGACGAGGTCGTCGTCTGCCTCTCCGGCCATGGCCTCGAGACCGTCGAGGCCGTGCAGGACACCGTGTTGGACGCCCCAACCATCGCGCCCAGGCTCCGCAACGTCGCCGCCCACGTCGGCGGCACCCGCGCCATCGAGATCGACGGCGCGACCGTCGGCGGCGCCCTGGACCAGCTCGTAACCCGGTACCCGCAGCTTGCGCCGCGCCTGCGCGACGCGCATGGTGCGCCGTATCCTTTCGTGACATTCTACCTGAACGACGAAGACGTGCGCCTCGTGGGCGGCTTCGACACGACGGTCGCCGACGGCGATGACGTCACGATCGTCCCGGCCGTCGCGGGAGGCTGA
- a CDS encoding homoserine dehydrogenase, which translates to MALPVLRVGLIGNGTVGSAFATALDANQERLAQRLGARLRLTQVAVRHPDRHRGTLAGVRIHDDAESLANDASVDLVVEASGSPDAATWLRRAIARGAAAVSANKQAIAGDRVLLQALADRHPLLHCEAAVAAALPIVRALRDSLDGEEIHNVRGVLNGTTTYILTQIERGARFRDALLLAQEHGYAEADAEADLSGRDAAAKLAILATLAWRRPITVHDVDTKGINGNIVDVVRVAREHGSRVRLVAEAWADDTLHLRVEPKILHPHDVLARAENVVNVVEVHSALAGPLVWYGAGAGGARTASALLGDLLVASRALVGATAGSIAA; encoded by the coding sequence ATGGCACTACCCGTCCTCCGCGTCGGGCTCATTGGCAACGGCACCGTTGGCTCCGCCTTCGCCACCGCCCTCGACGCCAACCAGGAACGCCTCGCGCAACGCCTCGGCGCGCGCCTGCGGCTCACCCAGGTCGCAGTCCGCCATCCCGATCGGCACCGCGGCACGCTGGCCGGCGTGCGCATCCACGACGACGCCGAATCGCTCGCCAACGACGCATCGGTCGACCTCGTCGTCGAGGCCAGCGGCTCTCCGGACGCCGCCACATGGCTGCGCCGCGCCATCGCTCGTGGTGCCGCTGCGGTCTCCGCCAACAAACAGGCCATTGCCGGCGATCGCGTGCTGCTGCAAGCGCTCGCCGATCGGCATCCGCTCCTGCACTGCGAGGCCGCCGTCGCCGCCGCCCTCCCGATCGTCCGGGCGCTGCGCGATTCGCTGGACGGTGAGGAGATCCACAACGTGCGCGGCGTCCTGAACGGAACCACGACCTACATCCTCACGCAGATCGAACGCGGCGCACGCTTCCGCGATGCCCTCCTCCTCGCGCAGGAGCACGGCTACGCCGAGGCCGATGCCGAGGCCGATCTCAGCGGGCGTGACGCCGCGGCGAAGCTCGCCATCCTCGCGACGCTCGCCTGGCGTCGACCGATCACGGTGCACGACGTCGACACCAAGGGAATCAACGGCAACATCGTCGACGTGGTGCGTGTGGCGCGCGAGCACGGGAGCCGCGTTCGCCTGGTCGCCGAGGCATGGGCAGACGACACGTTGCACCTGCGAGTCGAACCCAAGATCCTGCACCCGCATGACGTCCTGGCCCGCGCCGAGAATGTCGTCAACGTGGTCGAGGTCCACAGCGCGCTCGCCGGTCCGCTCGTCTGGTATGGCGCCGGCGCCGGTGGTGCCCGCACGGCGTCTGCATTACTAGGCGACCTGTTGGTGGCCTCACGCGCACTGGTCGGCGCCACCGCCGGCAGCATCGCGGCATGA
- a CDS encoding MFS transporter: MTTPRRAVNPFRVLLTHANFRRFWVGQTLSLIGTWMQSMAQGWLALELSNNAFIVGLVAVSGSLPILLFSLHAGVMVDRHDKLRLVKIAQSLLLFEALLLWYFTWSGHINIPGLLALALFGGAIASIEIPARQSLMIDLVGRDDLRDAIALNSSGFNLARIFGPAIAAAIIAKFGLAWCFGVNALSYLTVLIGLSRITLPPRAVVAVTLSPMEGIREGLAYVAGNRRVRGLIEVITVFSILGNPYLSLMPVMARDMLGLQADGYGVILSAVGIGGLAGALALAASAPRSRGRLLASSSFVFGALLFALSFVRSPHVAYVLLLFIGFVMIVNNALANTLMQSIVPDEFRGRLMAIYSLIVVGLPQVVGAFGGGAVARAFGVDAAIGGAALLMLAYGWWAFRRYPDVREL; encoded by the coding sequence GTGACGACCCCTCGCCGCGCCGTGAATCCGTTCCGGGTGCTCCTCACCCACGCGAACTTCCGTCGCTTCTGGGTCGGGCAGACGCTGTCGCTCATCGGGACGTGGATGCAGTCGATGGCGCAGGGGTGGCTGGCCCTGGAGCTGTCGAACAACGCGTTCATCGTCGGGCTCGTCGCGGTGAGCGGGTCGCTCCCGATCCTCCTCTTTTCGCTGCACGCCGGCGTGATGGTGGACCGGCACGACAAGCTGCGGTTGGTGAAGATCGCGCAGAGCCTCCTGCTCTTCGAGGCATTGCTGCTCTGGTACTTCACCTGGTCGGGGCACATCAACATCCCGGGGTTACTGGCGCTCGCGCTGTTCGGCGGGGCGATTGCGAGCATCGAGATTCCGGCGCGTCAGTCGCTGATGATCGACCTGGTGGGGCGTGACGACCTGCGCGATGCGATCGCGCTCAACTCGTCCGGCTTCAACCTCGCCCGCATCTTTGGCCCGGCCATCGCGGCGGCGATCATCGCCAAGTTCGGGTTGGCCTGGTGCTTCGGAGTGAATGCGCTGAGCTATCTCACCGTGCTCATCGGGCTGTCGCGCATCACCCTGCCGCCGCGCGCCGTCGTGGCGGTGACGCTCTCCCCGATGGAGGGAATTCGCGAGGGGTTGGCGTACGTCGCGGGCAATCGTCGCGTACGCGGGCTCATCGAGGTCATCACCGTCTTCTCCATCCTCGGCAACCCGTACCTGTCGCTCATGCCGGTGATGGCGCGCGACATGTTGGGACTGCAGGCGGATGGCTACGGTGTCATCCTGTCGGCGGTAGGGATCGGGGGGTTGGCGGGAGCGTTGGCGCTGGCGGCGTCGGCGCCGCGGTCGCGCGGGCGCCTGCTGGCGAGTTCGTCGTTCGTCTTCGGGGCGCTGCTTTTCGCCCTGTCGTTCGTACGATCGCCGCACGTGGCGTACGTCCTGTTGCTGTTCATCGGCTTCGTGATGATCGTGAACAACGCGCTGGCCAACACGCTGATGCAGTCCATCGTGCCTGACGAGTTCCGCGGGCGATTGATGGCGATCTACTCGCTCATCGTGGTCGGGCTGCCGCAGGTGGTGGGGGCGTTCGGCGGCGGGGCGGTGGCGCGCGCCTTCGGCGTCGACGCGGCGATCGGCGGCGCGGCGCTGCTCATGCTGGCGTACGGCTGGTGGGCGTTTCGCCGATATCCCGACGTGCGGGAACTGTAG